Part of the Bdellovibrionales bacterium genome is shown below.
GAATCAAAAGGGTATGAAGGTTCCAGCTCCCTGCGTGCACTTTTCCACACCAGTTGTGGAAAAGTGCACGCAGGGAGCTGGAACCTTTTAAGATTGAAACTCTTTTGAAAAAGCGCCATTCTTTAATTCAGGGGAATCATCTTGGCGAAACTTCGTAATTACAATTGGCGCGTGATTAAAGGGGCCGTCATTGGCGTGGATGAGGCGGGTCGCGGGTGTCTGGCGGGACCGGTCTACGCGGGTGCAGTCATCGTTCCCATCGATTTAAAAATTCCTGGTCTGACCGATTCTAAACTTTTAAATTCCGAGAAGCGGAGTGAGCTCTTTGAAGTCATCCAAGAGAAATGCCTGTGGTCCTGCGGGATTGCAACGGCTCAAGAGATCGAAAGGATAAATATCCTGCAAGCCTCCTTGCTCGCGATGAAGCGAGCCGTGGAGGGCTTGCAGCGCGAGGCTCAATTAATTTTGGTCGACGGGAAGTTTAAGATTCCTGGAGTTCAATTCCCGCAAGAAGCTTTGATTAAAGGTGAATTGCGAGCGATGCCGATTGCCGCCGCTTCAATTGTTGCAAAGGTGATGCGCGATCGCAGATTAATGGAACTCGCTCAACAATACCCACAGTATGGTTTCGAAATTCACAAAGGTTATGCAACGGAACTGCATCGCCAGAAAATTGCAGAGCATGGGCCCTGTGCAGAGCATAGAGTCACTTTTGCTGGCGTACGCGAGCACGTCCGCCTCGCACCTTCGCCAAGCCCTGCTTTGTGAAATTGAAGCCGCCCAATTTCTTTTGGGCGAGGGATATTCATTGCTCTATCATCGTCGAAAAATTTGTCACGTGGAGGTCGATCTCATCGTAACTAAAGACGGTGTTGTGACTCTGGTCGAAGTCAAAACTCTTGCAAGTTTTGATCATCTCTCGCACCGACTTTCGGCT
Proteins encoded:
- a CDS encoding ribonuclease HII, producing the protein MDEAGRGCLAGPVYAGAVIVPIDLKIPGLTDSKLLNSEKRSELFEVIQEKCLWSCGIATAQEIERINILQASLLAMKRAVEGLQREAQLILVDGKFKIPGVQFPQEALIKGELRAMPIAAASIVAKVMRDRRLMELAQQYPQYGFEIHKGYATELHRQKIAEHGPCAEHRVTFAGVREHVRLAPSPSPAL
- a CDS encoding YraN family protein — encoded protein: MGEGYSLLYHRRKICHVEVDLIVTKDGVVTLVEVKTLASFDHLSHRLSASQKQRLLRARAWFENYYRVPTELSLVVVPSDLGGIQSFLVT